A genomic stretch from Chaetodon auriga isolate fChaAug3 chromosome 17, fChaAug3.hap1, whole genome shotgun sequence includes:
- the ddah2 gene encoding N(G),N(G)-dimethylarginine dimethylaminohydrolase 2, which yields MANMCPYGRFTHAVVRGIPETFGKAAAAGGGCENGEVSVDLAKAQRQFGCLTGALRQKVGLQLIEIPPDPELPESWRIEDVAVIQGDTALITRPFKQQRRSEAEAVRRVISELNLTVVEMGAEEGDSGGATLEGSDVLFTGREFFVGISSHTNRRGAEVLADTFRDFAVSTVPVCGGARLKNICSMGGPDTIIICSSDGAKKTLRMMEQLTDHHYEVLTVPEESAANCVYIKGPSNRDFLLHRPAEECPESVSAFQKLQDYTLLPTACSEASKLGASLSSLCLLVNRKHTYF from the exons ATGGCAAACATGTGCCCATATGGCAGATTCACCCACGCCGTGGTGCGGGGCATCCCAGAGACCTTtgggaaagcagcagcagcaggaggcggTTGTGAGAACGGGGAGGTCTCTGTGGACCTGGCCAAAGCTCAGCGTCAGTTTGGTTGCCTGACAGGAGCCCTGCGGCAGAAGGTGGGCCTGCAGCTGATCGAGATCCCCCCAGACCCCGAGCTGCCAGAGAGCTGGAGGATAGAGGATGTGGCAGTCATCCAGGGAGACACAGCGCTCATCACCAGGCCCTTCAAACAGCAGAGGCGCAGTGAG GCGGAGGCAGTGAGGAGGGTGATATCAGAACTCAACCTGACCGTGGTGGAGATGGGGGCCGAGGAGGGGGACTCCGGAGGGGCCACGCTGGAGGGCAGCGACGTCCTCTTCACGGGGAGGGAGTTCTTTGTCGGCATCTCCTCTCACACCAACCGCAGAGGGGCAGAAGTGCTAGCAGACACTTTCAGG GACTTTGCTGTGTCCACCGTCCCCGTGTGTGGTGGAGCcagactgaaaaacatctgCTCCATGGGAGGTCCGGACACGATCATCATCTGCAGCAGCGACGGGGCCAAGAAGACACTCcgg ATGATGGAGCAGCTGACTGATCACCACTATGAAGTGCTCACTGTTCCAGAGGAATCGGCAGCGAACTGCGTCTACATCAAAGGTCCGTCAAACCGAGACTTCCTGCTGCACCGACCTGCAGAGGAATGTCCTGAGAGCGTCTCT gcCTTCCAGAAGCTGCAGGACTACACCCTCCTGCCTACAGCCTGCAGCGAGGCCTCCAAACTGGGAGCGTCCCTGTCCTCGCTCTGCCTCCTCGTCAACAGAAAGCACACGTATTTCTGA
- the LOC143334935 gene encoding uncharacterized protein LOC143334935, with translation MSRSQLLIVLLCCLPLAACLRCYTCVFPAISPLDCFKFPQECPDGQRCLSSTAMGRRGSLQVTMYEKSCAIPSQCGVSGQKYASGLYFNYTNVCCDTDLCNGAVSVAALSWGGVALCLLPALALLLA, from the exons ATGTCTCGTTCGCAGCTTCTGATTGTACTCCTGTGTTGTCTACCTTTGGCAG CCTGTTTGCGCTGTTATACCTGTGTATTCCCCGCCATCTCTCCTCTGGACTGCTTTAAGTTCCCTCAGGAGTGCCCAGACGGGCAGCGCTGCCTGTCTAGTACTGCGATGGGAAGACGGG GTTCACTGCAGGTGACGATGTACGAGAAGAGCTGTGCCATACCCTCCCAGTGTGGTGTGAGCGGACAGAAATACGCCTCAGGCCTCTACTTCAACTACACCAACGTCTGCTGCGACACAGACCTGTGTAACGGGgctgtgtctgttgctgccCTCAGCTGGGGAGGCGTCGCCCTCTGCCTGCTGCCGGCGCTCGCTCTCCTGCTGGcctga
- the clic1 gene encoding chloride intracellular channel protein 1 isoform X1, whose protein sequence is MGLAARASNSPRFSPRKNVNFVLLFRLVLTCLCLFPLFQKGGLVQQRVKMSDANQPKVELFVKAGSDGQSIGNCPFSQRLFMVLWLKGVTFDVTTVDMKRKPDILKDLAPGAQPPFLLYGSEVKTDTNKIEEFLEENLCPPKYPRLAARNPESNTAGMDVFSKFSAYVKNSNPQANENLEKGLLKALKKLDDYLGSPLPDEIDENSADEVTSSSRPFLDGQELTLADCNLLPKLHIVKVVCLKYRNFSIPESLTNLWRYLKAAYDREEFASTCPIDEEIHIAYFSVAKALK, encoded by the exons ATGGGCTTGGCTGCCCGAGCCTCAAACTCGCCTCGTTTCTCGCCCAGAAAAAATGTTaactttgtgcttttattcCGCCTCGTTTTAacttgtttgtgtctgtttccgCTTTTTCAAAAAGGGGGTCTCGTGCAGCAGCGGGTGAAGATGAGCGACGCGAATCAGCCCAAAGTTGAACTTTTTGTGAAG GCGGGGAGCGATGGTCAGAGCATCGGCAACTGTCCCTTCTCCCAGCGTCTCTTCATGGTGCTGTGGCTGAAAGGAGTCACTTTTGATGTCACCACAGTGGATATGAAGAG GAAGCCAGACATCTTGAAGGACCTGGCTCCGGGTGCCCAGCCTCCCTTCCTGCTGTACGGCAGCGAGGTGAAAACCGACACCAACAAGATCGAGGAGTTCCTGGAGGAAAACCTCTGCCCTCCGAA GTATCCCCGTCTGGCTGCTCGTAACCCGGAGTCCAACACAGCGGGCATGGATGTTTTCTCCAAATTCTCCGCTTACGTCAAGAACTCCAACCCTCAGGCCAATGAGA ATCTAGAGAAAGGTCTGCTGAAGGCTCTGAAGAAGCTGGATGACTACCTCGGCTCCCCGCTTCCTGACGAGATCGACGAGAATAGCGCTGATGAGGTCACTTCCTCGTCCCGCCCCTTCCTGGACGGCCAAGAGCTTACTCTGGCTGACTGCAACTTGCTGCCTAAGCTCCACATCGTGAAG gtGGTGTGTTTAAAATACCGCAACTTCAGCATCCCCGAGTCACTTACTAACCTCTGGAGGTACCTGAAGGCTGCGTACGACAGGGAGGAGTTCGCCTCCACCTGCCCGATCGACGAGGAGATCCACATCGCCTACTTCTCTGTAGCTAAAGCTCTCAAGTAG
- the clic1 gene encoding chloride intracellular channel protein 1 isoform X2 → MSDANQPKVELFVKAGSDGQSIGNCPFSQRLFMVLWLKGVTFDVTTVDMKRKPDILKDLAPGAQPPFLLYGSEVKTDTNKIEEFLEENLCPPKYPRLAARNPESNTAGMDVFSKFSAYVKNSNPQANENLEKGLLKALKKLDDYLGSPLPDEIDENSADEVTSSSRPFLDGQELTLADCNLLPKLHIVKVVCLKYRNFSIPESLTNLWRYLKAAYDREEFASTCPIDEEIHIAYFSVAKALK, encoded by the exons ATGAGCGACGCGAATCAGCCCAAAGTTGAACTTTTTGTGAAG GCGGGGAGCGATGGTCAGAGCATCGGCAACTGTCCCTTCTCCCAGCGTCTCTTCATGGTGCTGTGGCTGAAAGGAGTCACTTTTGATGTCACCACAGTGGATATGAAGAG GAAGCCAGACATCTTGAAGGACCTGGCTCCGGGTGCCCAGCCTCCCTTCCTGCTGTACGGCAGCGAGGTGAAAACCGACACCAACAAGATCGAGGAGTTCCTGGAGGAAAACCTCTGCCCTCCGAA GTATCCCCGTCTGGCTGCTCGTAACCCGGAGTCCAACACAGCGGGCATGGATGTTTTCTCCAAATTCTCCGCTTACGTCAAGAACTCCAACCCTCAGGCCAATGAGA ATCTAGAGAAAGGTCTGCTGAAGGCTCTGAAGAAGCTGGATGACTACCTCGGCTCCCCGCTTCCTGACGAGATCGACGAGAATAGCGCTGATGAGGTCACTTCCTCGTCCCGCCCCTTCCTGGACGGCCAAGAGCTTACTCTGGCTGACTGCAACTTGCTGCCTAAGCTCCACATCGTGAAG gtGGTGTGTTTAAAATACCGCAACTTCAGCATCCCCGAGTCACTTACTAACCTCTGGAGGTACCTGAAGGCTGCGTACGACAGGGAGGAGTTCGCCTCCACCTGCCCGATCGACGAGGAGATCCACATCGCCTACTTCTCTGTAGCTAAAGCTCTCAAGTAG